In the genome of Flavobacteriales bacterium, one region contains:
- the murD gene encoding UDP-N-acetylmuramoyl-L-alanine--D-glutamate ligase translates to MTQIAIIGAGESGTGAAMLASKQGLTAFVSDKGKIADHHKETLQQLGVDWEEGMHSEDRLMQAQEWVVSPGIPLHAPLLEKARRANINLISEVEFAWRYCKGKVIGITGSNGKTTTTLLTYHILKKAGLDVCVGGNVGKSFAGLVASGDHAWYVIELSSFQLDGIQSFRPHIAILLNITPDHLDRYEYDFNQYVASKFRIGMNQTEADHFIFCQDDPAVTGYMEQHPQQAHQHPFSLNHQPQNGAYATRDQLFIHLSQTPFAIMIHQLALQGKHNLYNSMAAAIAARILDIRNDLIRESLTDFQNIEHRLELVGSVHGIRFINDSKATNVNSVWYALESMEKPVIWIAGGIDKGNDYSMLDDLVKEKVKALICLGTDNTKLRNAYEGKITDIQEAHSAEEAVKMAYRLGRKGDTVLLSPACSSFDLFENYEDRGRQFKQAVRSL, encoded by the coding sequence TTGACACAGATCGCAATCATAGGAGCCGGAGAAAGCGGAACAGGTGCAGCCATGCTAGCAAGCAAGCAGGGCCTGACAGCTTTTGTTTCCGACAAAGGCAAGATTGCAGATCATCACAAGGAAACGCTGCAACAGCTGGGAGTTGATTGGGAAGAAGGAATGCATTCCGAAGACCGCCTGATGCAGGCACAGGAATGGGTGGTAAGCCCGGGCATCCCGCTGCATGCGCCACTGCTTGAGAAAGCCAGGCGGGCCAATATCAACCTCATCTCCGAGGTGGAATTCGCCTGGCGGTATTGCAAGGGGAAAGTGATCGGTATCACGGGTAGCAACGGAAAAACCACCACCACACTGCTCACCTATCACATCCTTAAAAAAGCTGGCCTGGACGTTTGTGTAGGGGGAAATGTAGGAAAGAGCTTCGCAGGTCTTGTGGCTTCAGGTGATCATGCCTGGTATGTGATCGAACTGAGCAGTTTTCAGCTGGATGGGATCCAATCCTTCCGTCCGCACATCGCCATCCTGCTGAACATCACCCCCGATCACCTCGACCGCTACGAATACGACTTCAACCAATACGTGGCATCGAAGTTCCGCATCGGGATGAACCAGACCGAAGCCGACCATTTCATTTTCTGCCAGGATGACCCGGCCGTCACAGGCTACATGGAACAGCATCCGCAGCAGGCACATCAACACCCGTTCAGTTTGAACCACCAGCCCCAAAACGGGGCATACGCTACCCGTGACCAATTATTCATTCACCTTTCCCAAACCCCCTTCGCAATTATGATCCATCAACTCGCGCTGCAAGGAAAACACAACCTGTACAATTCTATGGCCGCTGCCATCGCTGCCCGTATCCTCGACATCAGGAACGATCTGATTCGCGAGAGCCTGACGGACTTCCAAAACATCGAACACAGGCTTGAACTGGTCGGAAGTGTACATGGCATCCGGTTCATCAATGATTCCAAAGCCACCAATGTGAATTCCGTATGGTACGCCCTGGAGAGCATGGAGAAACCCGTGATCTGGATCGCCGGCGGGATCGACAAGGGCAACGATTATTCCATGCTTGATGACCTTGTGAAGGAAAAAGTAAAGGCACTGATCTGCCTGGGTACCGATAACACCAAATTGCGCAATGCCTATGAAGGAAAGATCACCGATATACAGGAGGCCCACTCCGCCGAAGAAGCGGTGAAGATGGCCTACCGCCTGGGCCGGAAAGGAGATACCGTGCTGCTGTCGCCCGCATGTTCAAGTTTTGATCTGTTCGAGAACTACGAAGACCGCGGAAGACAATTCAAACAAGCCGTTAGATCCCTCTGA
- a CDS encoding UDP-N-acetylmuramate--L-alanine ligase produces MPFQHITHVYLVGIGGIGMSGLARYFKQLGKQVAGYDKTATPLTRKLQAEGMDISFSDKVKDIPAGFRGSDNIDHVLVIYTPAIPSAHEGLQFFRSEGYDMHKRAAVLGMITSHHNTLAVAGTHGKTTTSSILAHLLQQAGLQPTAFIGGIMRNYQSNVLLSKDPTWMVVEADEYDRSFLQLNPYISVITSLDADHLDIYGTASDMRLTYQAFAERLSENGRLWVNHQASTRELVHPNKVTYGLSPDADYHAGNVHIEQGHYVFDIIGPDMHIPSVTFHLPGHHNVENAIAAACVAYSIGIEEDIIRDGLATYQGVKRRFEYVVKSQPMVYIDDYAHHPSELNACIRAARDFYPERKITGIFQPHLFSRTRDFMEGFAESLSALDCLILLDIYPARELPIDGITSSALLEKVHISNKMLCTKEAAVEKAIDSGSDLILTLGAGDIDELVDRLRDAICEKFCLEKEDAA; encoded by the coding sequence ATGCCATTCCAACATATCACCCATGTGTACCTGGTCGGGATCGGAGGGATCGGCATGAGCGGCCTGGCGCGCTATTTCAAACAACTGGGCAAACAGGTGGCAGGCTACGACAAAACCGCCACCCCGCTTACACGCAAACTACAGGCGGAAGGCATGGATATTTCTTTCTCCGACAAGGTGAAGGACATACCCGCCGGTTTCCGCGGGTCCGACAACATCGATCATGTACTGGTGATCTACACCCCGGCCATCCCTTCGGCTCATGAAGGGCTTCAATTCTTCAGGAGTGAAGGCTACGATATGCACAAGCGGGCGGCTGTGCTGGGCATGATCACCTCCCACCACAATACACTGGCTGTGGCGGGCACCCACGGAAAAACCACCACGTCATCCATCCTGGCGCATCTACTGCAGCAGGCAGGACTGCAGCCCACCGCTTTCATCGGAGGCATCATGCGCAACTACCAATCGAATGTGCTGCTTTCGAAAGACCCGACATGGATGGTGGTGGAAGCCGATGAATACGACCGTTCTTTCCTGCAACTGAATCCTTATATATCTGTCATCACCAGTCTGGATGCGGACCACCTTGACATATACGGTACAGCCTCAGACATGCGCCTCACCTACCAGGCATTCGCCGAACGCCTGTCGGAAAACGGCCGCCTATGGGTGAACCACCAGGCCTCCACCCGGGAGCTGGTACATCCGAACAAAGTCACTTATGGCCTCAGTCCCGATGCGGATTACCATGCCGGTAACGTGCACATCGAGCAGGGACATTATGTCTTTGACATCATTGGCCCCGATATGCACATCCCGTCGGTTACGTTCCACCTGCCCGGGCATCACAATGTGGAAAATGCCATAGCTGCCGCATGTGTGGCCTATTCGATCGGCATTGAAGAAGACATCATCCGGGATGGACTTGCCACCTACCAGGGTGTGAAAAGACGATTCGAATATGTGGTGAAGTCGCAACCGATGGTCTACATCGACGACTATGCCCATCACCCTTCCGAACTCAACGCATGCATACGGGCGGCAAGGGATTTCTACCCCGAACGTAAGATCACCGGCATCTTTCAGCCGCACCTGTTTTCGCGCACGCGCGACTTCATGGAAGGCTTTGCAGAAAGTTTGTCGGCCCTCGACTGCCTGATCCTGCTTGATATCTACCCTGCCCGGGAACTGCCCATCGACGGCATCACATCTTCGGCGCTCCTGGAAAAAGTACACATCAGCAACAAGATGCTTTGCACCAAGGAAGCCGCCGTGGAAAAAGCCATCGACAGCGGATCGGATCTCATCCTGACGCTGGGAGCCGGAGATATTGATGAACTGGTGGACAGACTCAGGGATGCCATCTGCGAAAAATTCTGCCTGGAAAAGGAGGACGCCGCATGA
- the ftsZ gene encoding cell division protein FtsZ, which produces MNFDLPKDQSSIIKVVGVGGGGSNAVNHMYRQGITGVDFIICNTDAQALDISPVPTKIQLGANLTEGRGAGSIPEVGKNAALENINEIMDYLATNTKMVFITAGLGGGTGTGAAPIIAAAAKERGILTVGIVTIPFTFEGRKRRLQAEEGLNALRSNVDTLLVISNDRLREMYGNLSLANAFAEADNILTTAAKGIAEIITVTGYINVDFEDVRTVMTDSGAAIMGSATCEGENRAIKAIESAMASPLLNDNNIKGAKYILLNITSGQDEVLMDEITEITDYIQDEAGSSADIIWGTGHDESLGNRISVTLIATGFQTNPDTGLTTDHQVQKVVRSLVDDEPKEAPKAPSTSEPEIYQKPANTQPAKSDEQVSIEFDLRVKQDKQPNPSTEKNPDVYNPLPLENQEKKAQERIHKLKELSFKLRTPSGLSDLENEPAYKRRNVTLDQVPHSSESQVSRYTLSEPDDESGDEGQSKLKPNNPFLHDNVD; this is translated from the coding sequence ATCAATTTCGACTTGCCCAAAGACCAATCATCCATCATCAAGGTGGTTGGCGTGGGCGGCGGCGGAAGCAACGCCGTTAATCACATGTACCGCCAGGGAATCACCGGGGTGGATTTTATCATTTGCAACACGGATGCGCAGGCACTGGACATCAGTCCGGTCCCAACCAAGATCCAGCTGGGTGCCAACCTGACCGAGGGCAGGGGCGCCGGATCAATTCCGGAGGTAGGAAAAAATGCCGCCCTGGAAAACATCAATGAAATCATGGACTACCTCGCCACCAATACCAAGATGGTGTTCATCACCGCCGGCCTGGGAGGTGGAACAGGTACCGGAGCTGCACCCATCATTGCAGCTGCCGCCAAGGAAAGAGGTATCCTGACGGTGGGTATCGTGACCATCCCCTTCACCTTTGAAGGCCGGAAACGTCGCCTGCAAGCAGAAGAAGGCCTCAATGCCTTGCGCAGCAACGTGGACACCCTACTGGTGATCAGCAACGACAGGCTGCGTGAGATGTACGGTAACCTCTCTCTGGCCAACGCTTTCGCCGAAGCGGATAACATCCTCACCACCGCAGCCAAGGGCATCGCGGAGATTATCACGGTGACAGGCTATATCAATGTGGACTTCGAAGACGTACGCACCGTTATGACCGACAGCGGCGCCGCCATCATGGGCTCGGCCACCTGCGAAGGTGAAAACCGTGCCATCAAGGCCATTGAATCGGCCATGGCATCACCCCTGCTGAACGACAACAACATCAAAGGTGCCAAGTACATCCTGCTCAACATCACCTCAGGCCAGGATGAGGTATTGATGGATGAAATCACAGAGATCACGGATTATATCCAGGATGAAGCCGGCTCCTCCGCCGACATCATCTGGGGTACGGGCCACGACGAAAGCCTGGGCAACCGCATCTCCGTAACACTCATCGCCACCGGCTTCCAAACCAACCCGGACACGGGTCTTACCACGGATCACCAGGTACAGAAAGTGGTGCGTAGCCTGGTGGATGATGAACCGAAGGAAGCACCGAAAGCGCCCTCTACCTCTGAACCGGAGATCTACCAGAAACCGGCAAACACACAACCGGCAAAGTCAGACGAACAAGTGAGCATCGAGTTTGACCTGCGGGTGAAACAGGACAAACAGCCAAATCCATCCACTGAAAAAAACCCGGACGTATACAACCCGCTGCCACTCGAAAACCAGGAGAAAAAAGCCCAGGAACGCATCCACAAACTGAAAGAGCTCAGCTTCAAACTGCGCACACCCTCGGGTTTGAGCGACCTGGAAAACGAACCGGCATATAAAAGAAGAAATGTGACCCTCGACCAGGTGCCACATTCATCTGAGTCGCAAGTTTCAAGGTATACGCTTTCCGAGCCGGACGATGAGTCAGGCGACGAAGGGCAAAGCAAGCTGAAGCCCAACAATCCGTTCCTGCACGATAACGTAGATTAA
- the ftsA gene encoding cell division protein FtsA — MESSEIVVGLDIGTTKICAIVGRKNEYGKIEIIGMGKTESVGVMRGVVSNIEKTVQSISEAIQEAGNASGVDIRIVNVGIAGQHIKSLQHRGIRTRSSLDEEINQGDIDALIDDMYKLVMLPGEEIIHVIPQEYIVDAEQGIKDPIGMSGIRLEANFHIITGQIAAAKNIHKCVHKCGLEVSELVLEPLASSEAVLSEEEKEAGVALVDIGGGTTDIAIFQDGIIRHTAVIPFGGNVVTDDIKEGCGIIRNHAEALKVKFGSALASENQENEIVSIPGLRGREPKEISVKNLAHIIQARMEEIIENIYYEIRNSGLENKLIAGIVVTGGGSQLRHIAQLFQYVTGMDTRIGYPNEHLASGYLDEVKSPAYATGIGLVIKGLEYSEKQKSKGSPVKSHSKKTKGNFFDTIFSKSKQWLDEDINE, encoded by the coding sequence ATGGAATCATCGGAAATCGTCGTTGGCCTCGACATCGGCACCACAAAGATCTGTGCCATCGTAGGCCGGAAAAATGAATACGGAAAAATAGAAATCATCGGTATGGGTAAAACCGAATCGGTGGGTGTGATGCGCGGCGTCGTATCCAACATCGAGAAGACGGTTCAATCCATCTCCGAGGCGATCCAGGAAGCCGGCAATGCTTCCGGTGTGGACATCCGCATTGTGAACGTAGGCATTGCGGGCCAACACATCAAAAGCCTCCAGCACCGTGGCATCCGCACGCGTTCCAGCCTGGACGAGGAAATCAACCAGGGTGATATCGATGCGCTGATCGATGACATGTATAAGCTGGTGATGCTCCCCGGCGAAGAGATCATTCATGTGATCCCGCAGGAGTATATTGTAGATGCAGAACAAGGGATCAAAGATCCCATCGGTATGTCGGGCATCAGACTCGAAGCCAATTTCCATATCATTACCGGACAAATCGCAGCGGCCAAGAACATTCACAAATGTGTACACAAGTGCGGACTCGAAGTATCCGAACTGGTGCTTGAACCCCTTGCTTCCTCAGAAGCCGTGCTGAGTGAAGAAGAAAAAGAAGCAGGTGTGGCCTTGGTCGATATCGGTGGCGGTACCACTGACATCGCCATCTTCCAGGACGGGATCATCCGTCATACAGCGGTGATTCCGTTCGGGGGTAATGTGGTGACGGATGATATCAAGGAAGGATGCGGCATCATCCGCAACCATGCCGAAGCCCTGAAGGTGAAATTCGGCTCCGCACTCGCCAGCGAGAACCAGGAGAATGAGATCGTATCCATTCCGGGTCTGCGGGGTCGCGAACCGAAAGAGATCTCCGTAAAGAACCTGGCGCACATCATCCAGGCCCGCATGGAAGAGATCATCGAGAACATTTATTACGAAATCAGGAATTCGGGACTGGAAAACAAGCTGATCGCCGGCATCGTGGTTACTGGCGGCGGATCACAGCTGCGCCACATCGCCCAGCTCTTCCAATACGTCACCGGCATGGATACACGCATCGGCTATCCGAACGAACACCTTGCCTCGGGCTACCTGGATGAAGTGAAAAGTCCGGCCTATGCCACCGGCATCGGTTTGGTGATCAAAGGGCTCGAATATTCAGAAAAACAAAAGAGCAAGGGTTCTCCCGTCAAATCCCATTCAAAGAAAACCAAGGGGAACTTCTTCGATACCATCTTCAGCAAAAGCAAACAATGGCTGGATGAAGACATCAATGAGTAA
- a CDS encoding FtsW/RodA/SpoVE family cell cycle protein: MHALTRLMKGDRVIWAVVFLLSLFSLLAVYSSTGTLAFKYQEGNTEYYLIKHLLLLIAGFGIIILFHTIRYTYYSRLSQIAIFISIPLLLITLLMGTNLNSADRWLTLPGVNLTFQTSDLAKLALIIYVARLLSKKQHIISNFKEAFIPIMLPICSVCALILPADFSTAAILFVTCMLLMFLGGMSIKYLLGVGGAGILLGGILLVVLFTVPESSLPGRSLTWKRRLQEFGIGAGREGQLATNHAENSYQVQQSKIAIAAGGFLPKGPGTSRQRNFLPHPYSDFIYAIIIEEYGSIIGGGGILLLYLILLYRVILLALKNPGSFGSVLAMGCGLLLIFQAMINMAVAVNIMPVTGQTLPLVSMGGTSILFTSAALGIILSVSREVAPEKVQAHVAA; encoded by the coding sequence ATGCACGCGCTGACACGGCTGATGAAAGGCGACCGGGTGATCTGGGCGGTGGTATTCCTATTGTCCCTGTTCTCCCTGCTGGCCGTTTACAGCTCAACCGGTACGCTGGCCTTCAAATACCAGGAAGGCAACACCGAGTATTACCTCATCAAACACCTGCTGCTGCTGATCGCCGGTTTCGGAATCATCATCCTGTTTCATACCATCCGCTACACCTATTATTCACGCCTGTCACAGATCGCGATCTTCATTTCCATTCCCCTGCTGCTGATCACCCTGCTCATGGGAACCAACCTTAACAGCGCCGATCGATGGCTCACGCTTCCGGGAGTAAACCTCACTTTCCAAACGTCTGACCTGGCCAAGCTCGCGCTCATCATTTATGTAGCCCGCCTGCTGTCAAAAAAACAACATATCATCTCCAATTTCAAGGAGGCATTCATCCCCATCATGCTTCCCATCTGCAGCGTGTGTGCGCTCATCCTGCCGGCAGATTTCTCTACGGCAGCCATCCTGTTCGTGACATGCATGCTGCTGATGTTCCTGGGTGGAATGAGCATCAAATACCTGTTGGGAGTGGGAGGTGCCGGAATCCTGCTTGGCGGTATCCTGTTGGTGGTGCTCTTCACCGTACCGGAATCATCCCTGCCCGGACGCTCACTCACCTGGAAACGCAGGCTTCAGGAATTCGGCATCGGAGCCGGACGTGAAGGACAACTGGCCACGAATCACGCAGAGAATAGCTACCAGGTGCAGCAATCAAAAATTGCCATCGCCGCCGGAGGGTTCCTTCCGAAAGGACCCGGTACCAGCCGCCAGCGAAACTTTCTGCCACACCCCTATTCGGATTTCATCTATGCCATCATTATTGAGGAATACGGATCCATCATCGGTGGCGGAGGCATCCTGCTGCTCTACCTGATCCTGCTCTACCGTGTGATCCTGCTGGCACTCAAAAACCCAGGATCTTTCGGAAGCGTGCTGGCCATGGGATGTGGCCTGCTGCTCATCTTCCAGGCCATGATCAACATGGCCGTAGCTGTTAACATCATGCCCGTGACCGGGCAAACCCTCCCGCTGGTTTCCATGGGAGGCACATCGATCCTGTTCACCTCGGCTGCCCTGGGCATCATCCTCAGTGTAAGCCGTGAAGTCGCACCCGAAAAAGTCCAGGCCCATGTCGCTGCGTAA
- the murG gene encoding undecaprenyldiphospho-muramoylpentapeptide beta-N-acetylglucosaminyltransferase, with product MSLRKVIISGGGTGGHIFPAIAIANALKQMIEGIDILFVGAIGKMEMEKVPAAGYKIEGLHISGLQRKLTLRNLAFPFKVMRSLLAAGRILKRFQPDVVVGVGGYASGPLLYMATNKHIPALIQEQNSYAGITNRLLAKKVDRICVAYDRMDRYFPKEKLLLTGNPVRQDITDLTSKREQAIAHFGFHPQQKILLVIGGSLGSATINKSILAALPALTEAGIQVLWQTGAYYHDSMLEKAKPFLQKGVSVNAFVKEMDLAYACADLVVSRAGASSISELCLAAKPTILIPSPNVAEDHQTRNAMSLVDKQATVLVKDSEAPVKLGGEILSLMKDDDHRQQLARAIGNMAERDSAKRIADEVIRIYESRKRS from the coding sequence ATGTCGCTGCGTAAGGTGATCATCAGCGGAGGCGGAACGGGCGGACACATCTTCCCGGCCATCGCCATTGCCAATGCGCTCAAACAAATGATCGAAGGCATCGACATCCTGTTCGTGGGAGCCATCGGTAAAATGGAAATGGAAAAGGTGCCTGCGGCAGGATATAAAATAGAAGGACTCCACATCAGCGGCCTCCAACGCAAACTCACCCTCCGCAACCTGGCGTTCCCGTTCAAGGTGATGCGCAGCCTGCTGGCGGCCGGCAGAATCCTGAAACGCTTCCAACCCGACGTGGTAGTGGGTGTAGGCGGTTATGCCAGCGGACCGTTGCTGTACATGGCCACCAATAAACACATCCCGGCACTCATCCAGGAACAGAACTCGTATGCCGGCATCACCAACCGCCTGCTGGCCAAAAAAGTGGATCGCATCTGTGTGGCATACGACCGGATGGACCGCTATTTCCCGAAAGAAAAACTCCTGCTGACCGGAAACCCGGTTCGCCAGGATATCACCGACCTCACATCCAAAAGGGAACAAGCCATCGCCCACTTCGGCTTTCATCCGCAACAAAAGATACTCCTGGTAATCGGGGGCAGTCTGGGTTCGGCCACGATCAACAAAAGCATACTGGCCGCCCTGCCGGCATTGACCGAAGCCGGTATTCAGGTGTTGTGGCAAACCGGTGCCTACTATCACGACTCCATGCTTGAAAAAGCCAAGCCCTTCCTCCAAAAAGGTGTGTCGGTGAATGCCTTCGTGAAAGAAATGGACCTCGCCTATGCCTGTGCCGACCTCGTGGTTTCCCGTGCCGGCGCCAGCTCCATTTCGGAGTTGTGCCTGGCCGCCAAACCCACCATCCTGATCCCTTCGCCCAACGTGGCAGAAGACCACCAGACCCGCAATGCCATGAGCCTGGTGGATAAACAGGCGACCGTGCTGGTGAAAGACAGTGAAGCACCTGTAAAACTGGGTGGAGAGATCCTGTCGCTGATGAAGGACGATGATCATCGTCAACAGCTGGCTCGGGCCATTGGCAACATGGCGGAACGCGATTCTGCAAAAAGGATCGCGGATGAAGTCATACGCATTTACGAAAGCCGGAAACGCTCATGA
- a CDS encoding GatB/YqeY domain-containing protein, whose protein sequence is MSLTEDIDRDIKAAMLAREQDKLTALRAVKAALLLARTEKGSGHELQADDEARILQKLIKQRQESADIYVQQNRGDLAEKEKFEANVIAAYLPEQLSEEEISAKVQEIITKTGANGMKDMGKVMGMASRELAGKADNKIVAAVVKQLLS, encoded by the coding sequence ATGTCACTCACAGAAGACATCGACCGGGACATCAAGGCCGCCATGCTGGCCAGGGAACAGGATAAACTCACGGCGCTCAGGGCAGTTAAAGCTGCTCTGCTGCTGGCCAGAACCGAAAAAGGTTCAGGTCATGAACTGCAAGCCGATGATGAAGCCCGTATCCTGCAGAAACTGATCAAACAACGTCAGGAATCGGCAGACATATATGTACAGCAAAATCGCGGTGATCTCGCGGAAAAAGAAAAGTTCGAGGCAAACGTCATAGCAGCCTATTTGCCCGAGCAACTCAGTGAAGAAGAGATCTCCGCAAAGGTGCAGGAAATCATCACCAAAACCGGAGCGAATGGCATGAAAGATATGGGCAAGGTGATGGGGATGGCTTCCCGGGAACTGGCGGGAAAAGCAGATAATAAGATTGTAGCAGCCGTTGTGAAGCAGCTCCTTTCTTAA
- a CDS encoding phospho-N-acetylmuramoyl-pentapeptide-transferase — MLYYLFSYLDAHFDLPGAGVFQYISFRAAMAAIVSLVVSMLFGKRIIRLLHSKQVGEPIRKLGLEGQEEKEGTPTMGGLVIISAILIPTLLFAKVLNVYIILMIVTTIWLGAIGFIDDYIKVFKRDKKGLAGKFKVLGQITLGLIVGSVLYFHKDVTIRDKQNMYYYDTGARSELIHKIPADASMPINGIDSLITRDGTDFKISHDGHSTKTTIPFFKNNELEYAHLLRFLGDGYEKWAWLIFIPIVILIVTSVSNGANITDGLDGLATGTAAIIGATLAVFAYVSGNTIFADYLNIMYIPNSGELVIFISAFVGACIGFLWYNSFPAQVFMGDTGSLAIGGIIAVFAIAVRKELLIPILCGIFLMENLSVVMQVSYFKYTKKKYGEGRRIFKMSPLHHHYQKLGYHESKIATRFWIIGIMLAIVTIVTLKLR; from the coding sequence ATGCTGTACTACCTGTTCTCATACCTGGATGCCCATTTCGATCTGCCCGGAGCAGGTGTGTTCCAATACATCTCCTTCCGCGCCGCCATGGCTGCCATCGTTTCACTGGTGGTATCCATGTTGTTCGGAAAGCGCATCATCCGGTTGCTGCACAGCAAACAGGTGGGTGAACCCATCCGCAAGCTCGGACTGGAAGGACAGGAAGAAAAGGAAGGCACACCCACCATGGGCGGACTCGTGATCATTTCCGCCATCCTCATACCCACCCTGCTTTTCGCCAAGGTGCTCAATGTGTACATCATCCTCATGATCGTAACCACCATCTGGTTGGGTGCCATCGGGTTCATCGATGACTATATCAAGGTATTCAAACGGGACAAGAAAGGCCTGGCCGGAAAGTTCAAGGTGCTCGGTCAGATCACCCTCGGCCTGATCGTAGGCTCGGTACTCTACTTCCACAAGGATGTGACGATCCGCGACAAACAAAACATGTACTACTATGACACCGGCGCCAGGAGTGAATTGATTCATAAAATCCCTGCAGATGCAAGCATGCCCATCAACGGCATTGATTCGCTGATCACCCGCGATGGCACAGATTTTAAGATCAGCCACGACGGACATTCAACCAAAACCACGATTCCGTTCTTTAAAAACAATGAACTCGAATACGCCCATCTCCTGCGGTTCCTGGGAGACGGTTATGAGAAATGGGCCTGGCTGATCTTCATCCCCATCGTGATCCTCATCGTGACTTCCGTGTCCAACGGGGCCAACATCACCGACGGACTGGACGGACTCGCCACCGGAACCGCCGCCATCATCGGCGCTACTTTGGCCGTGTTCGCCTACGTATCAGGTAACACCATTTTTGCCGATTACCTCAACATCATGTACATCCCCAATTCGGGTGAACTGGTGATCTTCATCAGCGCATTCGTGGGTGCATGTATCGGCTTCCTCTGGTACAACTCATTCCCCGCACAAGTGTTCATGGGCGACACGGGAAGCCTTGCCATCGGCGGCATCATCGCCGTATTCGCCATCGCCGTACGCAAAGAACTGCTCATCCCCATCCTCTGCGGAATTTTCCTCATGGAAAACCTGTCGGTGGTGATGCAGGTGTCCTACTTCAAATACACGAAAAAGAAATACGGTGAAGGCCGGCGCATTTTCAAAATGTCACCCCTCCACCACCATTACCAGAAACTAGGCTACCACGAATCAAAGATCGCCACCCGGTTCTGGATCATAGGTATCATGCTGGCCATCGTGACCATCGTGACATTGAAACTGAGATGA